The Symmachiella macrocystis genome contains the following window.
CAGGCTATTCTTAGAAAGCCTGTCTAGATTTGGCGTCGGTACGGGGCCGCCAAAGGTGCTGCACATGCCGAATCCGACATCGTCAAGCAAGACGATCAGTACATTGGGAGCACCTTCAGGTGCCTTGATGGGCTGGGGGTAATCTGCAGTCGAGTCTTCGAAGGTTTGACGAACGACTCCTTTGAACGGTGGATCCGCCAACGGAATGCCAGATTCACGATCATGATTCAGTGCAGTTGCATCTTGGGCATGTGCCTGAATGTTCGGTCCCGACAAAGCAACCAAAGCCAGCACGACGTACATGAGTATACGGCTACCCGATTTGCCATTGAGAACTGCACCAGAGCAGACCTGAGTTGATACAGGCATAGTTGAATCCCTCTGTTTTATTCTAATAAGACAATGAGCCAGCGAATTGTTGAACAATGCAGCTGCGAGACTCTCTGCCCAGGTGCACGATGCTGTTCTCATTCGGCGGTATTAATCAATTGTCACGGTGACCTTCCTTAAATTCCCGCTAAAGCGAAATGGACATTCATATTCACCAGAAGGTGTGCCAGTGTCCTCGCCAGCATCCAGCGTTTCGTCAGCTGAGAATCCAAGCGGAACCGTCTGTGGGATCTTCCCTTGAGCAACGAGCTTGTCGTTGACAAATAGTTTCGCTGACCCGCCCTTTCCAATTCCGCCACCGTCGTAGTCGAATTCGTAGCGGACGTTGACTTTGCCACTGGGTAGGGCTTCATCCGCCGAGATAGTGGTGTGCTTTGATCCGAAGTAGTTGTACGTAAACTGTGGGCGACCGTCCTTGACGTACAGCGACAGCCCGCCGAAGTATCCGCCGGCAGCCAGCAATACGCCTTGGACTTTTCCTTTCTTGGGGATATCGAGCTCAGCGGAAATTTCATAGGACTTATTGAAGGTCGTGCGAATCATATCTTCAGGCATTCGCACCGCGCCTGATCGCAATGTGAAACTGGTCCGATCACCTACGATAGTTGGCCTGCCGCTCTCAAGGACGCGAGCGAAACCGCGATCATCAAGTGGAAAAACGTCGTACTTGTCCGCTTGCTCAAGGAACAACTTCTTGAGCTCGGCAAGCTTTTCTGGGTACTTTGCTGCCAAATCCTCTGCCTGACTGAAGTCCTCTTCGACGTGATACAGCTCCCATCTGTCGTCGGCAAAGTCTGGCACCTCTGATGCCTGCCACGAGTATTTGTTGTGGTAAGTGCAAGCCACCCAACCGTCGTCGTAAACGCCACGTACACCCACCACTTCAAAGTACTGCCGAGATCGCGTCGATGGCGCATCGCTGTCTTCAAACGTGTAAGTCATGTCCACACCATGGACAGGCATTTGATCAATGCCATTAACCGAGCTAGGAGCAGGAATCCCGGCGGATTCGTAGATCGTTGGAGCGATGTCGATCAAGTGATGAAACTGATTTCGCAGTCCGCCCTTATCCTTGATACGGTCCGGCCAAGTGATGATGACGGGATTACGAGTTCCACCAAAGTGGCTTGCAAATTGTTTCACGAACTGAAACGGAGTGCACATCGCCCATGCATGGCCAGTCGCGTAGTCACTGTTGGCCGTGGGGCCGCCACACTCGTAGAGCTTTTTCAACACGACACCCTTATCCTCTCGTAATCCGTTCAAATTGACCATGGCGTTGAACACGCCGTAGCGGCCACCAGGACCGGCCGCACCGTTGTCTCCCACGATGTAGATGAACATCGTGTTATCCCACTCACCGAGTTCCTTGATGCCACCGGCGAGTCGACCGACTTCGTAATCGGTGTGGTCCAGGAATCCTGCGTAAACCTCCATCAATCGACTGGCAACCTTTTGCTCATCGTCCGAAAGTGAATCCCAGGCAGGAATCGATGCATCCCGCGCCGTGAGCTTCGTATCCGCAGGAATCACCCTCAACTTTTTCTGCCGCGCAAAGGTTTCCTCGCGCAGCTTATCCCAGCCCTGGTTGAACTTACCCTGGTACTTCTGGATGTACTCCTTCGGTGCATGGTGCGGTGAGTGTGTGGCTCCTGGTGCGAAATAGACGAAGAACGGTTTATCCGGGTTCGTGACCTTCTGACGCATCATCCACTGGAGGCTCTGGTCGACGATGTCCGTGGTGAGATGGTAGTCCTCTACGTGCTCAGGTCGCTCAATGGGTGTGGTCCCGTGAAACAACGCGGGGAAGAACTGGTTCGCTTCACCTGCCATGAATCCATAGAATTCGTCGAAGCCAAGTGACGTCGGCCAGCGATCGAACGGGCCGGCCGGACTGACTTCCCAGACTGGCGTGTTGTGCCATTTCCCGTAGCAAGCGGTGCTGTACCCGTTCCCCTGAAGCACTTGAGCGATCGTCGCAGCCGACTTTGGAATAACCGAGTTATAGCTTGGGAATGCGGTGGCAAACTCGGCCACCATGCCGGTTCCGACCGAGTGATGGTTCCGGCCGGTAAGCAGGGCAGCCCGGGATGGCGAGCAAAGTGCCGTCGTATGGAATCGGTTGTAACGCAGGCCCTCCGTAGCTAATGCGTCCATCGCCGGGGTCTCGATTGGACCACCGAAAGTACCAGCTGCTCCGAAGCCAACATCGTCAAGAAGCACGAGCACCACGTTGGGAGCATTTTCGGGAGCTCTCGGCGTCACGAGTCTGGGGGGGGCAGATACGTCCGCTGTTTGACCGACTTTACCGCCAACTGCTTTCACATCGATTGGCAGATGGGCGCGATCGATATCTGCCTCTTGGGCGCTAAGGGTACCTAACCAGCAAGCGAACAAGCCGAAAGATAAAAACCTGACCAAGCTCAAATACATAGTGCGGGTCTCCGGTTTGCAAAATCAAGTGCGTCTGAATTCATTGGCCCGGAATGCTCTGTACTTGAATAGCAGCGATAATGCTAATGGCGCTGCTATCATTATGAGAGTTTCACGGACAATTTGACTTTAAGAGTACCCGAGCAACTCGGATCTCGATACGTAGATTCCGCAAGGCAATCACGTCGCGCTCGAAATCACACAAATTCAACTTGACTTTGCGGGTACCCGAGCAACTAGAATCTCGATACGTAGATTCTGCAAATCAGCCTCATCACATTCGAATTCACACAAATTTAACTGAAAATCAACAGCTAGTAGAGAGACGCATCGATGAACTCGGCAAAGTTCTTCACCGATTTCGAACCCTACTACGAAACCATTGCCCACGTCGATTTGCGGATGCGTGTACTGGGCATGGACGAGCCTCGGTATTCGATTCTGCAAACCACGGTCGGTCAGCTTGGTGTTCAGTGGGCCAAGGAGGGCTCCGGGCAGCTTTCGGAAGGCGCAACTGATCGCTCTGCGTTTGGTTTGTACATGCAGCTAAACAGTCTTCCTAGACTTCTTAATGGAATGATCCTCGATCCGAATGCG
Protein-coding sequences here:
- a CDS encoding arylsulfatase → MYLSLVRFLSFGLFACWLGTLSAQEADIDRAHLPIDVKAVGGKVGQTADVSAPPRLVTPRAPENAPNVVLVLLDDVGFGAAGTFGGPIETPAMDALATEGLRYNRFHTTALCSPSRAALLTGRNHHSVGTGMVAEFATAFPSYNSVIPKSAATIAQVLQGNGYSTACYGKWHNTPVWEVSPAGPFDRWPTSLGFDEFYGFMAGEANQFFPALFHGTTPIERPEHVEDYHLTTDIVDQSLQWMMRQKVTNPDKPFFVYFAPGATHSPHHAPKEYIQKYQGKFNQGWDKLREETFARQKKLRVIPADTKLTARDASIPAWDSLSDDEQKVASRLMEVYAGFLDHTDYEVGRLAGGIKELGEWDNTMFIYIVGDNGAAGPGGRYGVFNAMVNLNGLREDKGVVLKKLYECGGPTANSDYATGHAWAMCTPFQFVKQFASHFGGTRNPVIITWPDRIKDKGGLRNQFHHLIDIAPTIYESAGIPAPSSVNGIDQMPVHGVDMTYTFEDSDAPSTRSRQYFEVVGVRGVYDDGWVACTYHNKYSWQASEVPDFADDRWELYHVEEDFSQAEDLAAKYPEKLAELKKLFLEQADKYDVFPLDDRGFARVLESGRPTIVGDRTSFTLRSGAVRMPEDMIRTTFNKSYEISAELDIPKKGKVQGVLLAAGGYFGGLSLYVKDGRPQFTYNYFGSKHTTISADEALPSGKVNVRYEFDYDGGGIGKGGSAKLFVNDKLVAQGKIPQTVPLGFSADETLDAGEDTGTPSGEYECPFRFSGNLRKVTVTID